The genomic interval ACGACCGGGTGCTCTCGACCACAAGGGAAAACGGGCCCGCTACCCCCCGATTTCCGGCCGGATCTGACGAGAATTCGGCGTGGCGCCTGATTGTTGCGCGAAAGACGCAGCTCCGCATCGCACGAGCCCGGCCAGCCCCTTTCCAAGCCCGACCGAAGCGGCCATTGAACCGTGGCATTTCGGGATGGGATCATGATCCACGCCAAAGGCCATCACGCCCCCAACGGCCAGGCCGTGCCGACGGGCGTGCCCTCGCGCCGGGGCGTGATGTCGGGGCTCGCCGCCGCCGGCCTTGCCGCGGCCCTGCCGGCTTGCGCCGAGGAGGATGCGAGGAGCCTTCCTTTCGAGCCCGGCATGGTCGAGCGCCAGGCGCAGGCGCTCGCGGCGCAGCCCTTCGACGGCCGCTTCCCACCGCTGCCGCCGCCGCTCGCGGGCCTCGATTACGACGCCTATCGCGACATCCGCTTCCGAAAGGACCGTGCGTTTCTCGGCCAAGCCGGCGGGCCGTTCCGGCTTCAGCTGTTCCACCGTGGCTTTCTCTATCCGCGCCCGGTCTCCGTGAGCCTCGTGCGCGACGGGATCAGCACGCCGATCTCTTACGATCCGGCGCTCTTCGATTTCGGCCGGACACGGATCGACGGGACGCTGCCGAGCGACCTGAACTTTGCCGGCATCCGCATCCACGCGCCGCTCAACCGGCCCGACCGCCTCGACGAACTCATCGTCTTCGCCGGCGCCAGCTATTTCCGCTTCCTCGGCCAGGACCAGCTCTACGGTCTCTCCGCCCGCGCCCTCGCGATCGGTTCGGACGGCGAGAAGGAAGAGTTTCCGTTCTTCCGCGCGTTCTACATCGAGGTGCCGTCGGCGGCGTCGAAGGCCCTGACGATCCACGCCCTGCTCGACAGCCCGTCCGTGGCCGGCGCCTACCGCTTCACGGTCGAGCCGGGCCGCACCACCGGGGTGCGGGTGAGCGCGACGCTCTATCCGCGGCAGGACCTGGCCTCCGTCGGCATCGCGCCGCTG from Methylobacterium sp. AMS5 carries:
- a CDS encoding glucan biosynthesis protein G encodes the protein MIHAKGHHAPNGQAVPTGVPSRRGVMSGLAAAGLAAALPACAEEDARSLPFEPGMVERQAQALAAQPFDGRFPPLPPPLAGLDYDAYRDIRFRKDRAFLGQAGGPFRLQLFHRGFLYPRPVSVSLVRDGISTPISYDPALFDFGRTRIDGTLPSDLNFAGIRIHAPLNRPDRLDELIVFAGASYFRFLGQDQLYGLSARALAIGSDGEKEEFPFFRAFYIEVPSAASKALTIHALLDSPSVAGAYRFTVEPGRTTGVRVSATLYPRQDLASVGIAPLTSMFFISETDRGHSDDYRPELHDSDGLQLATGSGEWLWRPLDNPQSRRISTFLDRDPKGFGLMQRDRDFASYQDLEAGYERRPGYFVEPEGSWGEGSVVLMELPTDNETADNVVAFWRPEQPYPAGRPVRLAYTIRALAAEDLHPNGKVVNTFIAEPAASGAARRAADAAALRNRRFLIDFGGGALAKRLGDPLPPEVVASTSRGRITATSIVPNPHVGGFRVALDVQLDGPGATELRAYLKTDDQALTETWSYPWSVA